In Silene latifolia isolate original U9 population chromosome 3, ASM4854445v1, whole genome shotgun sequence, a single window of DNA contains:
- the LOC141649420 gene encoding uncharacterized protein LOC141649420, with translation MLNKLNLVTQDHPNPYKLRWLNKGAEVKVDKQCLVLFSIGKVYKDEVLCDVVPMDACDLLLGRPWEFDRNTTHQGKENIYSFKHEGKKVTLTPLPPNQRNYGSPNMPEEISGVLFLSEAAMIQEMKQEQPVFILLSKEVIEREGSEFPAEIEPLIHKFRDVFPKELPSGLPPLRGIEHHIDLVPGVVLPNRLAYRSDPAGTKELQHQIEELISKGFVRESLSPCAVPALLVPKKDGTWRMCT, from the coding sequence ATGCTCAACAAGCTAAATCTGGTGACTCAGGATCACCCAAATCCTTACAAACTCAGATGGTTAAACAAGGGAGCAGAGGTTAAGGTTGACAAACAATGCCTGGTCCTATTCTCTATTGGGAAGGTATACAAGGATGAGGTACTGTGTGATGTTGTACCCATGGATGCTTGCGACCTGCTGTTAGGGAGGCCATGGGAGTTTGACAGGAATACAACTCATCAGGGAAAGGAGAATATTTACAGCTTCAAGCATGAAGGTaagaaggtcaccctgacccccttaccaccaaatcaaagaaactaTGGGAGCCCAAACATGCCAGAAGAGATCAGTGGTGTACTGTTCCTATCTGAGGCTGCCATGATTCAGGAAATGAAACAAGAACAACCTGTGTTCATCCTACTGTCCAAGGAAGTGATTGAAAGAGAGGGTTCAGAGTTTCCTGCAGAAATTGAACCTTTGATCCATAAGTTCAGGGATGTCTTTCCAAAAGAACTACCTAGTGGACTGCCACCCTTGAGGGGAATTGAGCACCATATTGATCTTGTACCAGGTGTTGTACTGCCTAACAGACTTGCTTACAGGAGTGATCCAGCAGGCACCAAGGAGTTACAACACCAAATTGAGGAGCTTATAAGCAAGGGCTTTGTCAGGGAGTCTCTAagtccttgtgcagtccctgcATTGCTTGTTCCtaagaaagatggaacatggagAATGTGTACTTGA